The following coding sequences are from one Capsicum annuum cultivar UCD-10X-F1 chromosome 3, UCD10Xv1.1, whole genome shotgun sequence window:
- the LOC107866211 gene encoding pectinesterase inhibitor 7, translating to MEGSCNNRCHLLTVFLILVAFTTFMEFASAARPVTRRTNTEFIRTSCKSTTYPNLCFSSLSSHASAIGVSAHLMAHAALTISLETAQSTSAMMMKVAHGQGMTKREVGAMSDCVEELGDTVSELRKSLGEMKQVRGRDFDLKMNDIQTWISAALTNEDTCTEGFGGKVMNGKVKTVVRGKILEVAHMTSNALALINSLAALHG from the coding sequence ATGGAAGGTTCTTGTAATAACCGTTGCCATTTGCTCACTGTCTTTCTTATTTTAGTAGCCTTTACTACATTCATGGAGTTCGCCTCAGCAGCAAGGCCAGTTACCAGACGTACTAATACAGAGTTTATAAGAACATCTTGTAAGTCAACAACTTATCCCAACCTTTGTTTCAGCTCTTTATCAAGCCATGCAAGTGCTATTGGAGTTTCCGCTCATCTTATGGCCCATGCTGCCCTCACCATCAGCCTTGAAACAGCACAGTCAACATCTGCCATGATGATGAAGGTGGCACATGGTCAAGGCATGACGAAAAGAGAGGTTGGCGCCATGAGCGACTGTGTGGAGGAACTAGGTGACACAGTCAGTGAACTGAGAAAGTCTTTGGGTGAAATGAAGCAAGTAAGAGGAAGAGATTTTGACCTGAAAATGAATGATATTCAAACTTGGATAAGTGCCGCCTTGACCAACGAGGACACCTGCACTGAGGGATTCGGTGGAAAAGTCATGAATGGGAAAGTTAAGACAGTAGTAAGGGGAAAGATACTGGAAGTTGCACACATGACAAGCAATGCGTTGGCTTTGATCAACAGCCTTGCCGCCCTTCATGGCTAA